TCCAAAAAATCCAGACTGGATGGCTTTTGTGCTCCAGAAAATAAAGCCACAATGAATAGTCCTGAGACAGGTAGATTTGTGATGCGACACTGAATAGGCCAAAGTGACAGATTAGTAGATTTGTAGATTGGAAGGCCATCTATATTGAAGCATAGTTCTACAACACTGATACTGTCCATGGATGTTGAAGAGAGCACTTTGTTTATGCTTTTGGCCACTCCAAAATAGGTGTAATCACCACCTAAAAACAAGTaattcaaaaattaaaaaaatatcatcTAATAACATTTATCTTTAAACGTAAAATAGGTCAGCTATGCAATAAGCTAACATTTGACACACAACCTTTGAAGGAAATGCATCCCATTGCGTATAAGTATAAacatatgcatgtatacatacatatgtgaGCAGATATGGGTTCTGCATTTTTATTCACCCTTTTCTggttcattttttaatttttatgatGCAACAATATTTCAAACAAATGTAATACCTGATTTCTTGGAAACAGCTACACTTCTTGGAGTCTGAAGCAATGTTGTTGCTTGGGCTGGGAGGTCAAAGTTTGTGTGCTTCCGCAACACTGTTAGAAGCTTTGTAACTGTAGTAAGTGGCACACTGCATTCATTCACCCATTCCACTAGGGCATTTCTGAATGTGACTCCTGTGTCTTCACTATCATCTGTATCATCTTCACTTGACAAATATGATTTTCCTTCAGCTTCATCAATTGCCTTCCATATGGATGAATAGTCTTCCCATTTTGTAGCTGTAACACTACAGTCTAATTCATTATCATCATCCGAATCAATGATGTCATGAAAATTTAATTGTGTGGTCTCAGGTGGTGAGAAAATTGTGCTTTGTGTGAGATTGTCTTCTTCTTCACTAAAATAATCAACAGGATTGGGATTATTGGAGCCTGCAGTATCTTCAGTATTGTTTATGTTGATCTTGGTTAAAAGCTTTTTGGTGTGCCTCCTAGCCCACTGCTGAACATGTTGGGCTCTTTTTCTGGCAGCTGAACTCATCTTTTTTAATATTACTTAACACAGATCTTACATATGACTTAAATCTGGAAAAGGAAAATTAAGATGATTTAAGACTTTTAAAGAACTCTACAGTACATTACACTGATCTTCAGTGCCTAAATGCCTATTATCTCTGCAATATATGTCTTAGCAATAACACTGTTAATTGTAGGTTTCAGTTAGTTGAATTACATATGATTTATAACACTGAGAATTATTTGGAAGTAAATGAATTTGTTAAAAATTTCACTTTTCATTGCTTTTGCACACTCATTTTtgcacaatatttttatttttcgatTTTGTATTCTCAACTGAATATGGAAAGAACAAATGAGACACAGATTGTGACTTTAAATTAATTTCAGGTTTTGAATTCCGGATAAACATAACTGACAAAAAGATTATCAAAATTAGACAAGTAGAACGATTACTAGCACTCTTCAAACAGATAATAGCCATTAACGTTTCTATGCTAATTGCCACAGCCATTTCCCTCAATGGTTATAAAACTGAGTTAAAAGTAAACCTGGGCGGTATCGCCAAAAATGTCTTCACGACACAAATCTCAATACCAGTCGACATCGATGATCATCGTGATAAATACCAGGCCATTATTTTCCCCTCTTTAAAGGCTGATCTTTAATCAGAAAACAGATGGTTAATCGTAGTTATAAAATATTCTTTATCGTCAGAATGTGACAAACACTAGCCAAACTAGTAATGATGCATCTGGGACATTTTGCTGTAGGGCCtatttctgaccccactagaaaGAGCTCTCAATCTATTCAAAAAAGGGTTTAAAGTATGCTGAAACGGAAATCCAAAAGAGCCACATGGACTCAAAAATATCGCAAATGGCTCATGAAGCTTCCAAACGGCATTTTGCTTCCGGAGTAGTAGATTAACATGTTATTTTAATCATCCCCGAAAAAATATAGTATTCTTCCTATCGTTTCTTAATTCTCCGTGGATTAATTACTGTCAGGATTTCTCATGGACTGAATCTTACTGTGTACTTTCCTTTTCGGCTTCGCTGGATTACCCTTATTAAATGGGTTGCTTTGGACTTACCTGCTATTCCGGTGAGCtgccctgttgattcaccggtTTTGTCTGTTGTCTACCTGCCCTATTACATTgtcatttgtttaataaatccaCAGTTTTCACGGTCGTATTTGCCCCTCAAATGCCGCAACTCTAGTCCCCCCACTTCACCCCCAGCCATCTGTTTTAAATCGTATGGAAAGCATAATAACCGTCAGCTATATTGATATGGACGGAAATTATATATCAATAATTATCGTTGCCGTTTTATCATCCGGCCCTAGTTCAGGGAAGTCAAAACCCACTTAAATATGGATCTTaaactatttaaataaaatgtcttGTACATTAATGTTAAAATTTACACACCTTTTTTGCCTTTTGTGTTAAATCCATGTAAAACTGTATCTGAGCTGTGTATAGTACAGTACTTAGCGCCAAAATTATGCTCAGTTGCGCATGCGTGATAGGTTCAGTCAGAGGCTATATAACTTTACCATTAGGCAATGGTCGGCAATCGCCTTGGGCGCCACAAATGCCATATAATCCTATTTATAAGAAACTTTTTTTATCGTTAATTTATTATATCTTTCTAAAACACCATATGTTAAAATGGCATCAGAAACTGTCATTCTTTGTGTCTCAGACCACCCGCCACCCCTCAGTCTCCAATGTGGATTATTCCTTGATCTTACTGCGCATGTGCATAAACGCCTTGGCTTGGTATATTGGTTGTAGAGTAGTGAACAGAAAATATCAGTATTTAGAAAATATGCCAAGGAAAAATGTTAGCGCAGCAgataatttatttaaagaaatcCAGTTTTGTCCCCCTCCCCGTGTAGGGGCTCTATACCTACTTTTTGTTATTTACTTGCTTGTTAAAAAATGTGTGCTACAGGATGCGCGTCTTCCTTTGGGAAGCTGCAGGCGATTTAAGATGCATTTATCCCACAACCTCTAAATGTCATCTGTATCTACATGAATACAATGCGTAAACGCACCCTTTTTGATTTGGTCCTAGGTTagctttattaatatttatgggttaaaatggatggatgggggggggggcgtatttATCTTTGCTTATTGGGCTGCAAATCACTTAATCTGCTTCTGGGTACAGTATGATGTTATGGGTATCTCACAGTGATATCAGACAGGTGATATCATCATGTGATGTCACTGTGAGATCATTATGAGATTATGGTTTGATCTCATATACGTTAGATATCTATGACATCGTGGTGATATCTAATATATATCATGTCCTGACTGGGTGGGGTCTATTGCGTATTAGGGACAGCCCAAGAGGAGTTTGTTTGTGTGAGGCATGAGGATCTGCTTGATTATTATCCTTTGCCAGATTATGAGATGTGTGGTATGCCAATAATCTCTCTCCATCACTCGTTTGCAGAAACCTACTAATACAATGACTGCTGCATCAGAGGAGATCAGCAAGGCTGTCTTGGCTGCTCTTCCAGGGCTCCCCTCAGATACCTTGGCATCCTTGATGACAGGCCTGGAGAGCCTTGGCGTGCAGAGCAGGGAGGACCTCTGCTATTTGAAGGAAGATGATCTTCTGACCTACCTTCGTCCAGTCCAGTGCAGAAGGCTCATTTGTGCCTTTACACCAAAAGGTTCTGTTAATATCTCCCAGGAGAGAGAGATTCAGTTACACTAAATAGAACAAAAGGTGGTACCAAAAGAAAAAGTGGTCACTGTTTAAAGTAAGTTATGTTACCTATTCAATGATGTGGGAGAGGGACTATGTCTATTGACAATAGAGCATGGTCCAGCTAATCTTTGAGGATATTCTCTCCATTCTATGTAAATAATTGCATTCAATTGTTATATTCCATCTTTAAGGTTGTCTTTTAagtaatttttatttgttttgtaagCTTTTTAAATATAGCTACCATTCTAGTATAAATATCACTTTCTCCTGAAAGTTCAGACTACCAGCTTTGAAAATGTGGaagtaaatataaaaatgtatgtaaatgttTTTGCTTCAAGTAGAAAATATCATTGTGGGTGTTGGAATAAAACATTAGTGTTACAATgatcaaaatatttatttcagatcCCTCTTCAGCCCCATTTCTCCCTGGAAGTCCAGATCCCTCCTCTGCCCTGTTTCCTCCTGGAAGTCGGGAAACCTCCTCAACACTGTGTTGCCCAGATACACCCAGAACATTCAACACCAGAGGACAACttctgccatcaccacacacaccatggcccgtaaattttaaaataaactgggAGAAAATGCCGTCAGAGATACAGTCAGCTATCGCAAATTCAACAAGACCAAATCCAGCAGCGAGAAGAGTGATGATCAGAAGTGTTGTTGATCAGATGAGAGAGCACAATGCAAACCCTAAAAGAGGGATCTGTGCGCAGGTTGCCAATGATATCGTTCGGAAATACCCCCAATGCTTTGGTGATGTAGATGGTGATAATAATGTAGCTGCAGCTTCTCTTCTACAGCAACTCAAAACTAGAATTGAGCATTTAAATAGAAATAACACCATGGCACGGCTCCGACAGAAAAGGCCCTCTATTTCAGGAATGAGGAGGCAGGAAAGAGGTCCCATGGACCAGTATGGATGTGTGCGGTGGCAGCCCAAAGAACTTCCCGCTGGGGAGACAGAAGAAAGCTTGCAAGAAATGAAAAGGCAAATGCTGCAACTTTATGCCCAATTTGGAATGGCAGGAGCAGAGAAAGGAGAGTTCCAGAGATGGCATGAAAATACTTACATGCTCCAGCGCTGCGATCTCAATGCTGATCCTCCACTCAGCATATCCAAAATCAAGGATGACTGGCCATTTCTGTTTTCCCTGAAGGGTCTGTTCTCTCACTTTAGTGAACTGACCGGTATTTCCATTCTGGAGAAGCTCCCAGCAGCCATTGAGCAAAGAAGCAAGACTATAATCGAGTATTTTGAACAACACAAGACAAAAGCTGTGAGTGAAGTCTTGGATGCCTTTCAAGAAGTGAACGGCAGCAAGGCCATCTGCATTATCCTATGCCTACTTGCCCACTTTAATGAGAATGGCATCTTTCTTAAAGCTGATGTGAGTATAActtgcgcgcgcacacacacacacacactttggcTCGTTCTCTCAAACTGTTGTTTTGTAAATTGCTCGTGCAGTACTGTTGTGTTGGTAATATAGTCTCCACACAAACTATCTATTCCAAATTATTCTAATATTCCATAGATGGTCTGAACCTCTATTGGGAGTTGTTATGCCGTTGACTGGCTAACATCCTTTTACTGTTTTAGACAGTGTagcatacatattttaaaagcattagccattttttttattcagtgttcagtgtaagacattttctttttctcaaAGCTAGACTGtatggaataataataaaataataatagatttgTAACTGTTATTTGTTGGCTATACATTTTGTCATGTttatacacttttttttttttttttttttgtttgttcccTAGCCATCTGCAATAGCTGCTGATATCCAGGAAGAGACCCTACCCAGCACACCATGCTTAATTGTACAAGGTATATTCCTCCCTTATTTTGTTAAGGATTATTACAGTGCTTAAGGTTTTTCAGCACTGTGCTGGAATTCTGAAACATGGCTGTtgtagattaaaaaaataataaagaagtgAAATCAAAGCACTGACTATGACTATAAAAAGCTAAAATATACCTGAtttaattttggccactatCCCCTTTGTAGTAGTATTCTTTCCAGTGATACACAGCTCCCAGTGCTTCTGCTTCAGTTGAAATGCTTTTTAAGAGGATCTAAGCGTATCCAGCGTGCTACAATGTGACAGCACATGTACTTATAGTGCGTGGAAAATGTGCAAGTTTTCTAAAATGAAAACTGGGTCACCTTTTTGACTCGGTAGAGGAGATCCAAAAAAACGTGTCAGATGGTACTGGATATGCTTAAATAGCGAGTGTTCCAACCAAGCCAGGAGCACTGAGAACTGTATATCACTGCACAAGGAGACTATTTTGAAGGGGTTAGCAGCTAATTTTAAATTGGGtacatttcttttttaatttacagGCACACTGAACTTTTTGATTGCACCCTGAACATATTTCCGGCACAGAAAGTTTCCTTGCTTTAAGTCCTTTAAATTGTTGTTCCATATATATAAGAAGGAAGAAATGGCTGTAGTTCAGTATAAGCCTATTACTGTAATGTTTCTGTCCTGTCATTGTCTTTGTTTGTGTTTCGATTTCTAATATGTGCTCCCCAGATTCTGCCCTTGTGTTTGCCAATGACCACGCACTCCTTGTTTGCCCTAGGAGTTTTCACCTGTGTGTTTGTCATTAGTTCCTGTATttgttcccctgcctttgttCAGTTCATTGTCGGTCATTAAATGTTACCTCCCTGATGTCTTGTGTTTCCTTCTGTTCCTGCTCCTGTCCTGCAGCTTTCTAGTGCTCTTTTAGTTATATTGTGTTAATGCATTTTAGGAGAGCCACTAAGCGCAGACAAGTGGATGATGTCCATTGAAGGAACGATCGTGATGGGGCCCCACAACAATCTTTTGAATGGAGTGGCAGCGACCTTTTCTGCTTACTATGTGTTCAACTTGCAGTATCCTAAAGAAGCCTCCAGCACTCTTGAATTTGTCCAAAGGTAtgcttaaaacattttacacaCTATTAAAGAAAATAGGTCCATCATTCTCAAATGGAATGTCCCATGAATCACTTTGTTTTTGTTCAGTATTGTTAGTCTCTATAATATACTCAGACAAAGATAAAGACAGACTTCCATCTAATTCATTTGCATCTTTTAACTTAAAACATATGATAGAATTGCCAAAAATGTGAATTTATGTGAATATATCCTATCAATGAAATATCAAGTCAATACTCATaaaagtttttatttacattagaatattttatgtaaattCTAACCGTTTCCagtcaggattttttttttcaaatgcagaatctgcaaaatgttaattatttttacaaaataagAGATCATACAAAATgcatgttattatttatttaatactgacctgaataaaatatttcacataaaaGACATTTACATACACTGTGTGCTAAATTATTAGGCAAGTTGAAATTCTGATCATATTTTTTTACAAGAACATTTTGCTAATCCCAAAACGCGTCAATCTTAACTACTATTGGTTTTGTATTTAATCATATATAAGTGATATATAATTGTCCGGGAAGGCTGAAAGTCAGAAACTCAGGTGTGCTGAATTATTAGgcatgttttctttttccagaTAAAATGAGCCTAGAAAGAGATTGAACTCAgactaaaatttaaaaattattgcATGCGCATGAGAAGGATGCAGTACTAATGTAATAATAGAATTAGCAAAGTTAAGGAATGACCACTGGGCAGCGAAATGCTCATTGGGTCAGCAAAGTCAGAAGAAATAGGTGGAGAAGAAAAGACACATATCAACTGCAAAAGAATGAATAATTAATGTCAAGAATTAGGTGAAAAACCATCAGAAACCATTAAGTCTCCAGCGACATCATTTTCCAGAGCTGAACCTTCCTGGAGTCTCCAGAAGAGCAATGTGTCAGGTTCTCAGAGACTTTGTTTGAGTACAAAATCCTACAAAATGACCCTCACTTAATAAGAATAACATGCTGAAGTGTTGTGAGATCCATTAAGACTGAAGAATTTATCTTCCAGAATCTAGCAGTAGGTTTGGGGAGCTCATTTTTAGTCCATCTCCTATCCTGAAATGTCTGTCTTGCAGAGATTGAGTAATATGAGCTCCCCAAACCTACTGCTAGATTCTGGAAGATCAATTCTTAAAACAGTGGTTCAAGAGGATGTGATGCTGTTCCTTCAAGAGTCACTCACAACTTATATGTCCATAAGGCCTAGGAGAAATCAGTCTTAATGGATCTCACAACACTTCAGCATGTTATTCTTATTAAGTGAGGGTCATTTTGTAGGATTCTGTACTCAAACAAAGTCTCTGAGAACCTGACACATTGCTCTTCTGGAGACTCCAGGAAGGTTCAGCTCTGGAAAATGATGTCGCTGGAGACTTAATGGTTTCTGATGGTTTCTCACTTAATTCTTGACATTAATTATTCATTCTTTTGCAGTTAATATGTCTTTTCTTCTCCACCTATTTCTTCTGACTCTGCTAAACCAATGAGCATTTCGCTGCCCAGTGGTCATTCCTTAACTTTACTAATTCTATTATTACATTAGTACTGCATCCTTCTCATGCGCATgcaataatttttaaattttagtcTGAGTTCAATCTCTTTCTTGGCTCATTTTATCTGGATAGAGAATACTTGCTGAATAATTTGGCACACCTAAATATAAGGAGTTTCTGACTTTCAGCCTTCCCAGACAATTATATATCACTTATATATGATTTAAATACAAAACCAATAGTAGTTATTAAGATTGAAGTGGTTTGGGATTGGTAAAATgttcttgtaaaaaaaaaatatgatgaagtatgaatttcaacttgcctaataattcagCACACCGTGTATAGTCCATAAGAGACAATAATAGTTGAATTTATAAAAATTACCCTgttcaaaagtttacatacacttgaTTCTTATTACTGTGTTCTTACCTAGATGATCCACAGCTGTGTGTTATTTGTTTAATGCTAGTTGTTCATGAGTCTCCTGTTTGTCCTGAACAGTTAAACTGACCGCTGTTCTTCAGAAAATTCCTTTGGCTCCCACAAACCCCTGACTCTTAATGCATGGTGTTTCCTTCTGGAGCATCAGTGAGCATTTGAACCTTCTGTGATAGCTGCATATGAGTCCCTCAGTTGTTCTCAGTGTGAAAATATGGATTCTAAAAATCATTCAGTCCTTGTTGGAAAGGGTTCAAATACACAAAAATGCTGAAAAACTACAGAGTTTGTGGGAGCTGAAGGATTTTTCTGAAGAACAGCAGTCAGCTTAACTGCTCAGGACAAACAAGAGACTTACAAACAACTATCACTAAACAAATAACATCATCCAGGTAAGACCACAGTAATAAGAAtcaagtgtatgtaaacttttaaaCAGGGTAatttttataaatgtaactatttTCTCGTATGGACTATATGTAAATGTCttttatgtgaaatatctaGTTCAGGTCAGTACTACATAAAAAATAACCTCTTACTTTGTTAAAATAGTTAACATTTTGCAGAATCTGCAAAGTGTAGAAACATTTGACTTCAACTGTACATACAATGAATGATGTTTgccaaattttaaaaaatagttaTCTTCATCCAAATGGTACAGTATAAGACTTTGTACGGTGGTAAACACTTGCTAGATCTACAGGATTAAACAAAATTGGAATGATATCTTGATTTTTATAGTAGATTTTTATAGtacaaaatgtaatttttgtaacatttttattttcaaatgtgattttattatgtttattaatgtttttactTCACATTTGTGTAGTTTTTAGAGAACATATCattatggaagcccgtttccgccaggtggtaaaaaaaatataagccacggaatctcgcaattgcgacttagtaagtcagaattccgactttatatctcgcaattgcgacttagtaagtcagaattctgactttatatctcgcaattgcgacttagtaagtcagaattccgactttatatctcgcaattgcgacttagtaagtcagaattctgactttatatctcgcaattgcgacttagtaagtcagaattctgactttatatctcgcaattgcgacttagtatctcgaaacaagtttctagctttaataacttttcacggaaggtggggtgtttttaatgacagaatcgtgttgtccagtacacatacaacgatgcacaccgattatttttgtgcttcaaaccatttcgtgatttgtgcaaaatcgtgttaatagctaatattataggtgctgtcagctgtaatgacatggtggtttagcattttgggctcatggcgactgatgcacacccctttgtttcccagattgctttacgtacaaattttaattaatttctgaatgttttaatgtatccgtataatgtgcaatgggacaatacatgaatgggttaataactttaaaactagacaagacaggcacttctagtgaagtgtgctttgatcagtggactacagggaacaatgcacaccccttggattttcagaataactttctctctatcagttattaattatatattgtatccatattacatggcatagtggtaatgcactaaagggttaatagctccgaaacaaaatgagacagccatgtcctatgcagtgtgcatggatcaggggaacctgggggacaatggacaccccttggattttcaagatcacgtTCTCTaaaacagctattaattaatacactgtgtgcatattacatgccataagggcaatgcactaaagggttaattgctctgaaacaaaatgagacagtcatgtcctatgaagtgtgccttgatcagtggaGTCAGGGggcaatgcacaccccttggattttcaagatcactttctgtctaacagtttaattattacatcatatccatattacatgccattgcttcatttcatacatattgacagttaattgataacacaaattaatccataagtaagttgtaaagtgtgatttaggcagtgcaccgtgggacaaagtAAATGTATcacagctgaattgcttgattacgtgtttcgtaatcggtgtgcatcattgtctgtgtactggacaacacgattctgtcattaaaaacgccccaccttatttccgtgaaaagttattaaagctagaaacttgtttcgagatactaagtcgcaattgcgagatataaagtcagaattctgacttactaagtcgcaattgcgagatataaagtcgcaattgcgagatataaagtcagaattctgacttactaagtcgcaattgcgagatataaagtcggaattgcgagatataaagtcggaattgtgacttactaagtcgcaattgcgagatataaagtcagaattctgacttactaagtcgcaattgcgagatataaagtcggaattgcgagatataaagtcggaattgtggacttactaagtcgcaattgcgagatataaagtcagaattctgacttaagtcgcaattgcgagatataaagtcggaattgtgacttactaagtcgcaattgcgagatataaagtcagaattctgacttactaagtcgcaattgcgagatataaagtcggaattgcgagatataaagtcggaattgtgacttactaagtcgcaatagcgagatataaagtcagaattctgacttactaagtcgcaattgcgagatataaagtcagaattctgacttactaagtcgcaattgcgagatataaagtcggaattgcgagatataaagtcggaattgtgacttactaagtcgcaattgcgagatataaagtcagaattctgacttactaagtcgcaattgcgagatataaagtcggaattgcgagatataaagtcggaattgtggacttactaagtcgcaattgcgagatataaagtcagaattctgacttaagtcgcaattgcgagatataaagtcggaattgtgacttactaagtcgcaattgcgagatataaagtcagaattctgacttactaagtcgcaattgcgagatataaagtcggaattgcgagatataaagtcggaattgtgacttactaagtcgcaatagcgagatataaagtcagaattctgacttactaagtcgcaattgcgagatataaagtcggaattctgacttactaagtcgcaattgcgagattccgtggcttatattttttttaccacctggcggaaacgggcttcc
This window of the Paramormyrops kingsleyae isolate MSU_618 chromosome 1, PKINGS_0.4, whole genome shotgun sequence genome carries:
- the LOC111833055 gene encoding uncharacterized protein isoform X1; protein product: MTAASEEISKAVLAALPGLPSDTLASLMTGLESLGVQSREDLCYLKEDDLLTYLRPVQCRRLICAFTPKDPSSAPFLPGSPDPSSALFPPGSRETSSTLCCPDTPRTFNTRGQLLPSPHTPWPVNFKINWEKMPSEIQSAIANSTRPNPAARRVMIRSVVDQMREHNANPKRGICAQVANDIVRKYPQCFGDVDGDNNVAAASLLQQLKTRIEHLNRNNTMARLRQKRPSISGMRRQERGPMDQYGCVRWQPKELPAGETEESLQEMKRQMLQLYAQFGMAGAEKGEFQRWHENTYMLQRCDLNADPPLSISKIKDDWPFLFSLKGLFSHFSELTGISILEKLPAAIEQRSKTIIEYFEQHKTKAVSEVLDAFQEVNGSKAICIILCLLAHFNENGIFLKADPSAIAADIQEETLPSTPCLIVQGEPLSADKWMMSIEGTIVMGPHNNLLNGVAATFSAYYVFNLQYPKEASSTLEFVQRAFCGINSQTGSKAEKRHKLNAPVCTLLRKLLDFELMG
- the LOC111833055 gene encoding uncharacterized protein isoform X2 → MTAASEEISKAVLAALPGLPSDTLASLMTGLESLGVQSREDLCYLKEDDLLTYLRPVQCRRLICAFTPKDPSSAPFLPGSPDPSSALFPPGSRETSSTLCCPDTPRTFNTRGQLLPSPHTPWPVNFKINWEKMPSEIQSAIANSTRPNPAARRVMIRSVVDQMREHNANPKRGICAQVANDIVRKYPQCFGDVDGDNNVAAASLLQQLKTRIEHLNRNNTMARLRQKRPSISGMRRQERGPMDQYGCVRWQPKELPAGETEESLQEMKRQMLQLYAQFGMAGAEKGEFQRWHENTYMLQRCDLNADPPLSISKIKDDWPFLFSLKGLFSHFSELTGISILEKLPAAIEQRSKTIIEYFEQHKTKAVSEVLDAFQEVNGSKAICIILCLLAHFNENGIFLKADPSAIAADIQEETLPSTPCLIVQELFAESTPRRAAKQRRDTSSMHLSAPS
- the LOC111833055 gene encoding uncharacterized protein isoform X3, with the protein product MPSEIQSAIANSTRPNPAARRVMIRSVVDQMREHNANPKRGICAQVANDIVRKYPQCFGDVDGDNNVAAASLLQQLKTRIEHLNRNNTMARLRQKRPSISGMRRQERGPMDQYGCVRWQPKELPAGETEESLQEMKRQMLQLYAQFGMAGAEKGEFQRWHENTYMLQRCDLNADPPLSISKIKDDWPFLFSLKGLFSHFSELTGISILEKLPAAIEQRSKTIIEYFEQHKTKAVSEVLDAFQEVNGSKAICIILCLLAHFNENGIFLKADPSAIAADIQEETLPSTPCLIVQGEPLSADKWMMSIEGTIVMGPHNNLLNGVAATFSAYYVFNLQYPKEASSTLEFVQRAFCGINSQTGSKAEKRHKLNAPVCTLLRKLLDFELMG